A stretch of DNA from Micromonospora sp. WMMD1155:
GCTCCTGGGTCGCCGAGGAGCTTTCACTGATTCGTCGCGGTGGCCGAGCAGGCCGGTGACGTCACTGATGTCGTAAACGATTCAGCTCCAAAGGCATCCCAGATGGACCTGCCGAGCTGCCCTCACGCGTGGGACGGGCATGGTTCGCCCGCTGGTCTGCCCGGGTGTCACTCCACCCAGGAGCCCGCGCGCAGCACCCGTACCACGTTGAGGTCGTCGTCCAGCACCACCAGGTCCGCGCGGAGGCCGACCTGGAGGGCGCCGACCCGGTCGCCCAGGCCGATGGCCCGGGCCGGGGTGGTGGCCACCATCCGTGCCGCGTCGGCGATCGGGATTCCGGCATTCACGGCGTGCCGCAGCGCGGCGTCCATGGTCAGGGTGCTTCCGGCGATCGCGCCGTCGCGGGCGAGCCGGGCCACCCCGTCGGCCACGGTGACGGCCTGACCGCCCAGCTCGTACTCCCCGTCGGCCATGCCGGCGGCGGCCATCGCGTCGGTGATCAGCGCGGCCCGGTCCGGACCGGCGGTCGCGGCGACGTAGGTCAGCATGCCGTCGTGCAGGTGTACCCCGTCGGCGATCAGCTCACAGATCACGGTGGGCGCGTCGAGCAGGGCCACCACCGGGCCCGGCTCGCGGTGGTGCACCGGCCGCATGCCGTTGAACAGGTGGGTGCCGACGCTGGCACCGGCGGCGACGGCGGCCTGGGTCTGCTCGTACGTGGCGTCGGTGTGGCCGACCGCCGCCACCACCCGCTGCGAGGTGAGCAGCCTGATCGCCTCCAACGCGCCCTCGCGTTCCGGAGCGAGGGTGACCATCCGGACCGCGCCCCGACCCAGCTTGATCAGCTCGGTCAGCTCGTCGGTCGACGGGTCGCGGAGGTACTCCGGGTTCTGCGCGCCGCACCGCGCCGCGGAGAGGTACGGCCCTTCGAAGTGGACACCCGCCAGCACGCCCTCCTCCACCAGCGGGGCGAACGCCTCGGTCGACGAGCGCATCAACTCGAAGGGGGCGCTGACCAGGCTCGCCAGCACTGTGGTCGTACCGTGCGCGAGGTGGAAGTCGGCCGCCGCCCGCGCCTCGGCGGCATCGCCGGTGGTGAAGGTGTGCCCGCCACCGCCATGCGTGTGCATGTCCACGAAGCCCGGCAGGATCCAGTGCCCGTCCCGGACCGACGGGTACTCGGCGACCGCGGTGATCCGATCCCCGTCCCACTCGACGCATCCCTGTCGGATGACACCGGTCGGGGTCACCACGCGGCCGTTCACCCGTACGGTCATCGCTTCTCCTGGTGGTCGTGGCCGCGCACGGCGTCCATTGCGAGCAGGGCGGCACCGAGGCAACCGGCCTCGTCGCCGAGGGCTGCCGCGACCAGCCGCGGCTCCCGGTGGAAGGTCATCCGCTCGTGCAGCGCCGCCCGCAGCGGGGTCAGCAGCCGATCCCCGGCCTGGGCGAGGCCACCGCCGAGCACGATCGTCGCCACGTCGAACAGCGCCTGCCCGCTGGCCAGACCGTCGGCGAGGGCCTCGACAGTCTCCCGCCAGACCTGACCGGCGAGCGGTTCGCCGGCTGCGGCCCGCTCGGCCACCTCGGCGGCGGACACCGGACCGTCGGCAGCCTCGCCGGCCAGCTCCGCGTAACGGCGTCCGACCGCTGCGGCCGAGGCGACCGCCTCCAGGCAGCCGGGTCGGCCGCAGCCGCAGCGCGGCCCGTCCGGCCGGACCAGGATGTGGCCGATCTCCCCGGCGGCGCCGTGCGCGCCGACAGCGGCGTGACCATCCACGACGTGCGCGGCGGCGATGCCGGTGCCGATCGCCACGAACAGCACGTGCCCGGTGCCGCGCCCGGCGCCGAGCCGGGCCTCGGCGAGACCACCCACCCGCACGTCGTGGCCCAGTGCCGTCGGCAGGCCGAGCCGTCGCACCGCCAGGTCCCGCAGGGGTACGTCCCGGAAGCCCACGTTCGCCGACCAGACCGCGACTCCACGTGCCTCGTCCACCACACCGGGGACGGCGATGCCGACCGCGGTCGGGGTGAGGCCGTCGGCGCGTGCCTTGTCGGCGAGCCCTTCGGCCACGTCGAGGATGGTGGCGACCACGGCCGCCGGGCCGCGTGCGGCGTCGGTGGGGTGCCGCTCGGTGCGTACCGCGACGCCGTCCGGCCGGACCAGGGCGCACTTCATGCCGGTGCCACCGACGTCCAGTGCGACGACCACCGGATCGGTGGGCGCGGCGTCGCCGCTCACGCCAGCACCACGGCGCGGGACAGGTGCCGGGGGGCGTCCGGGTCGAGGCCCTGGCTGGTCGCCAGCGCGACCGCGAAGCGTTGCGCCAGGATCAGGTCGGCCATCGGGTCGACCGGGGTACGACCGGCTGACCAACTGCCCAACACCGTGCGCCAACCGTGGGTGCGGCTGTGCACGAAGGCCGCGCCGGTGGCGGCCACGTCCTCGGGTAGCCCGTCGGGCAGGTCGCCGAACGCCCAGACCAGCCGACCGGGGGCGGCGACCGAGATCGGCCCGTGCCGGTAGTCCATGGCCGGGTACGCCTCGGCCCAGAACGTCGCCGCTTCGCGGCACTTCAGCGCCGCCTCCTGGGCCAGCCCGATCGTCCACCCCCGACCGAGGAAGGTGACCTGCCCGATGGTGGCCGGGTCGATCGGCAGCGGGGAGCGCACCGCCACCTCGGCGTCGGCGACGAGCGCGGTCACCGGGTCACCGAGGTGGGCCCGGAGCAGAGCCAGCGCGGTGGTCGCGAAGCGGGTCTGCACCACCGATCGCTCGTCGGCGAAGGGCATGGTCACCGCGGCGGTGGCGAGGTCGACGGCCGGGGAGGCCGGGTCGCCGACGATGACCGTGGTGGGTGTCCGCCCGCGCAGCGCGGCGAGCAGTTCCAGCACCTCGGTGGTGCAGCCGGAACGGGTGATCGCGATCAGCCGGTCGTAGTGGCGGCCGGTGGGGAACTCGGACGCCTGGAACGCGTCGGTCTCACCCTGCCCGGCCTGCTCGCGGCGGGCCGCGTACGCCATGGCCATGAACCACGACGTGCCGCAACCGACCACGGCGACTCGTTCACCCGGACGCGGCAGGTCACCGTGAACGACGCCGGCCAGCTCGGCCGCCTCCCGCCAGCAGTCGGGTTGGCTCGCGATCTCCGCGTCCACGTACGCCATGGAAAACTCCTCGCAGGGGCGACCGGTGCGCAATACGGCTCGTTTGACCCGCATTTCGCGCGTTATTCTGCGCGAACGCGGGTGGCCGTGGCAACCAGCCAGCCGATCGCGCAGGCCAGTCTTTTGCGCCCGCCTAGTTTCGCGCACTAGTGTGCACGCAATCAATCACCGTCCGTGCAGTTGCTGGGAGGGCCTCCGCGGTGGACCGGTACGCCAGATGGAACGCCCTGCTCGAGATGCTGACCGAGAACGGCCGGGTCAGCGTCGAGGCGGCAGCCGAGCGGCTGGACGTCTCCCAGGCCACCATCCGGCGTGACTTCGACCAGCTCGCCCAGCAGCAGATGATCACGAGGACCCGGGGTGGCGCGGTCGCCAACGGTGTCTCGTACGACCTGCCGCTGCGCTACAAGACGGCCAAGCACTCGGCGGAGAAGCAGCGGATCGGGGCGGCCGCCGCCGCACTGGTCGCGCCGGGCACCGTGGTCGGCCTGAACGGCGGCACCACCAGCACCGAGGTGGCGAGGGCCCTCGCCGTCCGGCCGGACCTGAACACCAGCGCCGAGGGTGCCCAGCTCACCGTGGTCACCAACGCGCTGAACATCGCCAACGAGCTGCTGGTGCGATCGCGGATGAAGGTCGTGGTGGCCGGCGGGGTGGTGCGTCCGAAGTCGTTCGAACTCGTCGGTCCGCTGGGCGGGGCGCTGCTGCGTGAGGTCACCCTGGACGTCGCGCTGCTCGGTGTGGACGCGATCGACCCGCAGCTCGGCGCGGCCGCCCACCACGAGGGTGAGGCGGCGATGAACAACCTGATGGTGGCCCGCGCCAAGCGCGTGGTGATCATTGCCGACTCGTCCAAGTTGGGCGGCCACGCCTTCGCCCGGATCTGCCCCGTCGAGCGGGTGGAGACGCTGGTGACCGACTCCGGTGCCGCACCGGAGGTGGTGGAGGCGTTCCGCGCCGCCGGCGTGCAGGTCGTCTGCGCCTGAGCGGTCACGCTCCGTCGATGAACTAGTCCATTCGGCGCGTCGATGCATACCGCGTATTGCGTGCGTCTGCATACCGCGTATGGTGTCGGCTGTCACGCCCACCCATCGGGGGAGGTGCAGCTTGCCAGCTGTCCTGGAGATCGAAGGTCTACGTAAGACGTACAAGAGTCGTCGACGCGGCACCCGCAACGCGCTCGACGGCTTCGACATGCGGGTCGACGCGGGGCAGGTGCACGGCTTCCTGGGCCCCAACGGGTCCGGCAAGACCACCACGCTGCGTACCCTGCTCGGCCTGATCCGACCCGACGGCGGCCGGATGGTGCTGCTCGGGCACGACGTCCCCGACGCACTGCCCACCGTCGCCGGCCAGGTCGGCGCGATCGTGGAGAGCCCGCAGTTCTTCCCGCACTTCACGGCACGGGACACGCTGTCCCTGCTGGCCGGGGCGGGCGAGGTGCCGGCCACCCGGGTCGACGAGGTGTTGGAGCTGGTCGGGCTGCGCGACCGGGCCGGCGAGCGGGTCAAGACGTACTCGCTGGGCATGAAGCAGCGGCTCGCCGTGGCCTCGGCTCTGCTGAAGAACCCGAAGCTGCTCATCCTCGACGAGCCCGCCAACGGTCTCGACCCGGGTGGCATCCGGGAGATGCGCACGTTGATGCGCAACCTCGCCGAGTCGGGGATGACCGTGGTGTTGTCCAGCCACATCCTCGGCGAGATCCAACTGATCTGTGACTCGGTCACCATCATCTCGCTGGGTCGGCGGGTCGCGTTCGGCCCGGTCGACGAGGTGCTCGCCCAGCACTCGTCGGGTGCTGTCCGGATCCGGTTGGAGGCGGTCAGCGACCTGCCGGTGGCCACCGAGGCGCTCACCAAGGCCGGGATCCGGGTCACCGGGCACCCGGACCACCTGATGCTGGCCGGCGTCGACAAGCCCGCCGCGGTGACGCGGCTGCTCGCCGAGCACAACCTGTACGTCAGCGAGTTGGCGCCGATCGCCGTCGATCTGGAGAGCGTCTTCCTCGAACTGACCGCCACCGCGCCGGTACCCGGCCAGCACCGGCAGGTCGACGAGTCCATGAAGGTCGGCGGGACGGGTCAGCCCGGCGCCGTCGGGGGAGGGTGGGGCGCGTGAGCCTCTATCGTACGGAGCTGCGCCGGCTCACCAAGCGGCGTTTCACCAGGTACATGACGCTGCTCGGCCTGGTGGTGCTGGCCGCGGTGGTGGTCGGCGTGTTCTTCACGAACCAGAAGATCGACGCCACGCAGCTCGCCCGGGCCGAACGTCAGGCCGACCAGCAGTACCAGGAGCAGGTGCGCTGGAGCGAGCGGGAACGCGCGGAGTGTGAGAAGGCCAAGACGGCCGGCACGCCGAACGACGGCCGCTACCCCGACGACTGCTCGGTGATCTCGCCACCGCCCCGGGAGCAGATCGAGGCGGCGTGGTTCCTGCCGTCGACCTTCGACTTCCGGAAGACGTTCGACGAGACGCTGGTCCCGTTCGCGGCGATCCTCGCGCTCGTCGGGTTCGTGATCGGCGCGTCCTTCGTCGGTGCCGAGTGGAGCACCGGCGGCATGATGAACCTGCTGCTCTGGCGGCCGAAGCGGCTCACCGTACTGCTGACCAAGCTGGCCGCGCTGCTCACCGGCATCCTGGCGGTGACGCTGCCCGCCGCGGTGCTGTGGTTCGCCGGGTTCTGGGCGGTCGCCACCTTCCGGGGTAGTACGGAGGAGATGACCTCAGGGGCCTGGCAGTCGTTCGCCCTGACCGGGTTGCGCGGCGTGGCGCTGGTGTTGGTGATCACCACCATCGGCTTCGCGCTGGCCTCACTGGGGCGGCACACCGCGATGGCCCTGGGCGGTGTCGTAGCGCTCATGGTGGTCGGCCAGTTCGGCCTCGGCATCCTGCTCTCGATGGCGAGCGTGAAGTTCGCCGAGGCGTGGCTGCTGCCCACGTACGCGCTGGCCTGGATGACGAAGACGGTCACCCTGCAGAACTGGAACTCCTGCGAGGCGACCTACTACGGCGAGTGCAAGCCGGAGACGATGGACATCACCTGGCAGCAGTCGTCAGTGCTGTTCTCGGTCGGGTTGGTGGTGATCCTCGGGGCGGCGCTCTGGGCGATGCGCCGCCGCGACATCTCCTGAGATCCACCTGCGATGGCCCTCGGCGCACGCCGGGGGCCTTCGCGCGTCCGGGCACCGCCGCGCCGGCTGCTGCGACGGTGGTCCTCGCTGGCTAGGCTGAGCGAATGTCCGCCGACGCCACCACCCCGGAGCCGTCCGCCGACGCTCGTCCGGGTGGCGTCGGGGCGACCGTTCCGACTCCCCGGTCGGCTCCGTCGATCGAGACCGCCGACGAAGCGGCGCTGCCCGTCGAGCCGGTCGGGACCGCCGACGAGTCGGCGCCGCCGGTCGAGTCCGCGCACGTCCAGCCGGTCGACCCGGCAGCCGGGTTGACCGAGCGGGAACGCGCCATCCTCGCCTTCGAGCAGCAGTGGTGGCGGCACGCCGGGGCCAAGGAGCAGGCCGTCCGGGACACCTTCGGGGTCTCCTCGACCCGCTACTACCAACTGCTCAACGGGCTGCTGGACAATCCGGCCGCACTCGCCGCCGACCCCGTGCTGATCGGTCGACTCCGCCGGTTGCGTTCGTCACGGGCCCGCAACCGTCGCCGCTGAACGGTTCCGCTGGTCGTTCGACACCTGAGTGAGCCGTCCGGCCAGGAATGTCACCCGACCCAGGGGGTACGCGGCCGGCGATCCGGCATCGCTGGTGGCTGGACGGTAGGCGACGGAGGGAGCGGGCGGTGACGGGTGTCAACCCTCGGCAGGTGTGCCGGTGATGCGGGTACGATCCGCGTCCGCGCCGGCCCCGGGCCGATCGGTCAACGAGGACCTGGTGTTCCGGATCGGCCCCCTGGTCGGCGTCCTCGACGGCGCGACAGTGCCGGAGGGCTTCGACACCGGCTGCGTGCACGGGCCGGAGTGGTACGTCCGGCACCTGGCCGCCCGGCTGGGCGTGGCGGAGGCGGTCCGCCCGGCGGCCCGGCTGATCAGCAACCTGGCCGCCGCCATCCTCGCCGTGCGCGCCGACCACGGCGAGCAGTGCGACCTCGACCATCCCGGCACCCCGTCCAGTACGGTCTGCCTCCTGCGCGACTGTGGTGACCAGGTCGATTACCTGGTGCTCTGCGACAGCCCCCTGGTCCTGGACTGCGGCGGTCAGGTCAGCGTGGTGACCGACAACCGGCTGGACACGGCGATGGCGGAGTTGCGGGAGACGGTCGCCGCGCTGCCGGGTGGGACGGAGGACCCGGTCACCCGGTTCCGGCACGCCGTGAGTCTCCAGCGGGAGCGGATGAACCGCACCCACGGCTACTGGGTGGCGGCGGCGGACCCCGACGCGGCCTTCCACGCGGTGACCGGGACCCTGCCCCGGCACGGCCCGACGGCGCTACGCCGGGCGGCTCTGCTCAGCGACGGGGCGTCCAGCGCGGTGGAGCAGTTCGGGTTGACCGACTGGCCCGGTCTGCTGGACCTGCTGGGCGCGGACGGTCCGGGCGGGTTGATCGACCGGGTCCGGGCCGCCGAGCGCGACCACCCCGATCGGCTGCGCCGGCACAAGGCCACCGACGATGCCTCGGTGGTGTTCTGCGAGTTCGAGCCGACCGGCCGACCACCAACGGGTGACGACAGAGCGTGATGAGGAACACCCAGGCCGCCCGACCGGCCGGGACCGGTAGCCGGACCGCCAGTGCATCGCCATTGGGGTGGACTTCGGCCGATGGGGGCGGCAGACTGCGGCACGTGGCGGGTGCGGTCCGGCTGGAGCCGGTGGACGAGCGAAACCTGGAGCCGTTGCTCTCCGTAGCGGCTGCCGAGGCGGAGCCCGGCGATGTCATGCCGCCGGTCGAGGCGCCCGCCGGCTGGTCGCTCGCCCGTCGTGAGGCGTTCCGGGAGTTCCACCGGGCGAGCTTCGGCGGGCTGGACGGCCCGACCCGCTCCCAGATGTACGCGATCCTCGCCGGTGGCGAGGTGGTGGGCATGGTGCGGATGACGCGCTGTGACGAGCCCGACACGGTGGAGACCGGGATGTGGCTCGGTCGCTCGGCGCGCGGGCAGGGGATCGGCGCGGCCGCCCTGCGGGAGTTGTTGAACGCCGCGGCGCGAGCGGGCATGCGAGTCGTCGTGGCGGAGACGACTCCGGACAACGTAGGCGCTGTCGCCGTCCTCGAAAAATGCGGCGCGAAATTGCACGAGCAGGCTGGGAAGGTGCGCGCCGAAATCAGTCTGGATTCGACGCCTCCCGCATTCTGACGCTCCTTCAGGCGCTTCCCCTTTTCTGTTGTTCTCCCTGGTGGAGGGCGCATGAGGTCCGTTCTGAGGCGTCCCGTCACGCCTTTCCGGATCGGCGTCGGCCCCTTTCGCCGAGAGGTTTGGAACCGGTTTCGGCGGAATGGTCGTCAGGTCGGCGGCGACCGGGCAGGCCGCCGCCGACCGTCACGCTCAGGCCGGTACGCGGACGATGTCGTAGTCGGTGCTCGGCGTGGACTCGACGTCGAAGCGGCCGTTGACCACGTACAACGCCGAGCCGAAGAGGTCACCGGTGGCCGGTGACCGGAGCTGCGGCCCGGTGATCTCCCGCTGCACCACCCCGGCGGTGTACCCGGAGTTCAGCCGCACCACCGCGATGACGTTGGACAGGTTGCGGAT
This window harbors:
- the nagA gene encoding N-acetylglucosamine-6-phosphate deacetylase: MTVRVNGRVVTPTGVIRQGCVEWDGDRITAVAEYPSVRDGHWILPGFVDMHTHGGGGHTFTTGDAAEARAAADFHLAHGTTTVLASLVSAPFELMRSSTEAFAPLVEEGVLAGVHFEGPYLSAARCGAQNPEYLRDPSTDELTELIKLGRGAVRMVTLAPEREGALEAIRLLTSQRVVAAVGHTDATYEQTQAAVAAGASVGTHLFNGMRPVHHREPGPVVALLDAPTVICELIADGVHLHDGMLTYVAATAGPDRAALITDAMAAAGMADGEYELGGQAVTVADGVARLARDGAIAGSTLTMDAALRHAVNAGIPIADAARMVATTPARAIGLGDRVGALQVGLRADLVVLDDDLNVVRVLRAGSWVE
- a CDS encoding ROK family protein; the protein is MSGDAAPTDPVVVALDVGGTGMKCALVRPDGVAVRTERHPTDAARGPAAVVATILDVAEGLADKARADGLTPTAVGIAVPGVVDEARGVAVWSANVGFRDVPLRDLAVRRLGLPTALGHDVRVGGLAEARLGAGRGTGHVLFVAIGTGIAAAHVVDGHAAVGAHGAAGEIGHILVRPDGPRCGCGRPGCLEAVASAAAVGRRYAELAGEAADGPVSAAEVAERAAAGEPLAGQVWRETVEALADGLASGQALFDVATIVLGGGLAQAGDRLLTPLRAALHERMTFHREPRLVAAALGDEAGCLGAALLAMDAVRGHDHQEKR
- a CDS encoding sugar isomerase; protein product: MAYVDAEIASQPDCWREAAELAGVVHGDLPRPGERVAVVGCGTSWFMAMAYAARREQAGQGETDAFQASEFPTGRHYDRLIAITRSGCTTEVLELLAALRGRTPTTVIVGDPASPAVDLATAAVTMPFADERSVVQTRFATTALALLRAHLGDPVTALVADAEVAVRSPLPIDPATIGQVTFLGRGWTIGLAQEAALKCREAATFWAEAYPAMDYRHGPISVAAPGRLVWAFGDLPDGLPEDVAATGAAFVHSRTHGWRTVLGSWSAGRTPVDPMADLILAQRFAVALATSQGLDPDAPRHLSRAVVLA
- a CDS encoding DeoR/GlpR family DNA-binding transcription regulator; translation: MDRYARWNALLEMLTENGRVSVEAAAERLDVSQATIRRDFDQLAQQQMITRTRGGAVANGVSYDLPLRYKTAKHSAEKQRIGAAAAALVAPGTVVGLNGGTTSTEVARALAVRPDLNTSAEGAQLTVVTNALNIANELLVRSRMKVVVAGGVVRPKSFELVGPLGGALLREVTLDVALLGVDAIDPQLGAAAHHEGEAAMNNLMVARAKRVVIIADSSKLGGHAFARICPVERVETLVTDSGAAPEVVEAFRAAGVQVVCA
- a CDS encoding ATP-binding cassette domain-containing protein; amino-acid sequence: MPAVLEIEGLRKTYKSRRRGTRNALDGFDMRVDAGQVHGFLGPNGSGKTTTLRTLLGLIRPDGGRMVLLGHDVPDALPTVAGQVGAIVESPQFFPHFTARDTLSLLAGAGEVPATRVDEVLELVGLRDRAGERVKTYSLGMKQRLAVASALLKNPKLLILDEPANGLDPGGIREMRTLMRNLAESGMTVVLSSHILGEIQLICDSVTIISLGRRVAFGPVDEVLAQHSSGAVRIRLEAVSDLPVATEALTKAGIRVTGHPDHLMLAGVDKPAAVTRLLAEHNLYVSELAPIAVDLESVFLELTATAPVPGQHRQVDESMKVGGTGQPGAVGGGWGA
- a CDS encoding ABC transporter permease subunit, producing MSLYRTELRRLTKRRFTRYMTLLGLVVLAAVVVGVFFTNQKIDATQLARAERQADQQYQEQVRWSERERAECEKAKTAGTPNDGRYPDDCSVISPPPREQIEAAWFLPSTFDFRKTFDETLVPFAAILALVGFVIGASFVGAEWSTGGMMNLLLWRPKRLTVLLTKLAALLTGILAVTLPAAVLWFAGFWAVATFRGSTEEMTSGAWQSFALTGLRGVALVLVITTIGFALASLGRHTAMALGGVVALMVVGQFGLGILLSMASVKFAEAWLLPTYALAWMTKTVTLQNWNSCEATYYGECKPETMDITWQQSSVLFSVGLVVILGAALWAMRRRDIS
- a CDS encoding DUF3263 domain-containing protein, yielding MSADATTPEPSADARPGGVGATVPTPRSAPSIETADEAALPVEPVGTADESAPPVESAHVQPVDPAAGLTERERAILAFEQQWWRHAGAKEQAVRDTFGVSSTRYYQLLNGLLDNPAALAADPVLIGRLRRLRSSRARNRRR
- a CDS encoding GNAT family N-acetyltransferase; the encoded protein is MAGAVRLEPVDERNLEPLLSVAAAEAEPGDVMPPVEAPAGWSLARREAFREFHRASFGGLDGPTRSQMYAILAGGEVVGMVRMTRCDEPDTVETGMWLGRSARGQGIGAAALRELLNAAARAGMRVVVAETTPDNVGAVAVLEKCGAKLHEQAGKVRAEISLDSTPPAF